Proteins encoded together in one Bosea sp. (in: a-proteobacteria) window:
- the wecB gene encoding non-hydrolyzing UDP-N-acetylglucosamine 2-epimerase, with translation MAPITVLTVVGARPQFIKAAAVSRAIRASDDFSEIMLHTGQHFDEMMSDVFFRELEIGKPEVNLAIHGGTHGAMTGQMLAGIEACLIKRRPDWVLVYGDTNSTLAGALAAAKLHIPVVHVEAGLRSFNRRMPEEVNRVLTDHVSALLLSPTMTGVCNLQAEGITRGVHHVGDVMYDAMLHAQKRSRETSTILADLRLSEGGFALATVHRAENTDDPARLQAVMDAIVDAAGGLPVVLPVHPRTRQAIARHATRLGPIRTIDPVGYIDMVRLLDGAKLVLTDSGGLQKEAYFARRPCVTLRDETEWTETLDHGWNRLWTVPDWKPRSDIADYGTGQAAAAVLDAIRAYRG, from the coding sequence ATGGCTCCCATCACCGTCCTGACCGTCGTCGGCGCGCGCCCGCAATTCATCAAGGCGGCCGCCGTCAGCCGCGCCATCCGCGCCAGCGACGATTTCAGCGAGATCATGCTCCATACCGGCCAGCACTTCGACGAGATGATGTCGGACGTGTTCTTCCGCGAGCTGGAGATCGGCAAGCCCGAGGTGAACCTCGCCATCCATGGCGGGACGCATGGCGCGATGACCGGCCAGATGCTGGCCGGCATCGAGGCCTGCCTCATCAAGCGCAGGCCGGACTGGGTCCTGGTCTATGGCGACACCAATTCGACGCTCGCCGGCGCGCTCGCCGCCGCCAAGCTGCATATCCCGGTGGTGCATGTCGAGGCGGGCCTGCGCTCCTTCAACCGCCGCATGCCGGAGGAGGTCAACCGCGTCCTGACCGATCACGTCTCGGCGCTCTTGCTGAGCCCGACGATGACCGGCGTCTGCAATCTTCAGGCCGAGGGCATCACGCGCGGCGTCCATCATGTCGGCGACGTGATGTACGACGCGATGCTGCATGCGCAGAAGCGCTCGCGCGAGACCTCGACCATCCTCGCCGATCTCAGGCTGAGCGAGGGCGGCTTCGCGCTGGCGACGGTGCATCGCGCCGAGAACACCGACGATCCGGCCCGCCTGCAGGCGGTGATGGACGCGATCGTCGACGCCGCCGGCGGGCTGCCCGTCGTCCTGCCGGTGCATCCGCGCACCCGGCAGGCGATCGCGCGCCATGCGACGCGGCTCGGCCCGATCCGGACGATCGATCCGGTCGGCTATATCGACATGGTCCGCCTGCTCGACGGGGCGAAGCTGGTGCTGACGGATTCCGGCGGCCTGCAGAAGGAGGCCTATTTCGCGCGGCGTCCCTGCGTCACCCTGCGTGACGAGACCGAGTGGACCGAGACGCTCGATCATGGCTGGAACCGGTTGTGGACGGTGCCGGACTGGAAGCCGCGCTCCGATATCGCCGATTACGGGACGGGGCAGGCCGCGGCGGCCGTCCTCGACGCGATCAGGGCCTATCGCGGCTGA
- the asnB gene encoding asparagine synthase (glutamine-hydrolyzing) — MCGLFASVGFPVTPERIDMVAHRGPDGRGWQEYRSPAGPVALGHRRLAIIDVSDAGLQPMADASGRYHLVFNGEIYNYIELREELSAQGEVFVSASDSEVLLRCYMLWGADCLARLRGMFAFLIWDDRDKVLFAARDRYGIKPLYLTALQGGVAFASEIKQLLDLPGGVRRVNLARARDFLAGGMSDHTAETLFQGIRQLRGGECCTVPARGPDAGEPRIARWHAVALPALGAIDERAAAERFRDLLADSVRLHLRADVPVGSCLSGGLDSSSIVCLMAAMLPPDAPGLHTVSACYAEKAVDEKPFMDAVVAKTGARAHFIFPRAEDVFARASDITWHQDEPFGSTSIFAQWCVFEAARAAGVKVMLDGQGADELLAGYHFFFPVYLAELARSARLLTLGRTIAARRALHGQGYGGQLARLAFSLAPDRAKALARRTHRGRVQHGWLSSQALAELDLQPTALDTAAASLGLAPPRDVASLCLVMAHASNLPMLLHWEDRNSMAHGIEARVPFLDPPLADFALALGNRHKLVGADTKRVLRRAMADLLPREVSERRDKLGFATPEAAWMRGPLRGLVEEGVERTLRTLPGLLDAAGTRRLAADMLDGRAPLDFTLWRIVSLGLWAERFRVSLG; from the coding sequence ATGTGCGGCCTCTTCGCATCGGTGGGGTTTCCGGTCACGCCGGAGCGCATCGACATGGTGGCGCATCGCGGCCCCGACGGGCGCGGCTGGCAGGAATATCGCAGCCCTGCCGGGCCGGTCGCGCTCGGCCATCGGCGGCTGGCGATCATCGACGTCTCGGATGCCGGGCTGCAGCCGATGGCGGATGCGTCCGGGCGCTACCATCTCGTCTTCAACGGCGAGATCTACAATTACATCGAGCTGCGCGAGGAGCTCAGCGCGCAGGGCGAGGTCTTCGTCAGCGCGTCGGATTCCGAGGTCCTGCTGCGCTGCTACATGCTGTGGGGGGCGGATTGCCTGGCGCGCCTGCGCGGCATGTTCGCCTTCCTGATCTGGGATGATCGCGACAAGGTCCTGTTCGCGGCGCGCGATCGCTACGGCATCAAGCCGCTCTACCTGACCGCCCTGCAAGGCGGCGTCGCCTTCGCCTCGGAGATCAAGCAGCTTCTCGACCTGCCGGGCGGAGTGCGCCGGGTCAACCTCGCGCGGGCGCGCGATTTCCTCGCCGGCGGCATGTCGGACCACACGGCCGAGACGCTGTTTCAGGGCATCCGGCAATTGCGCGGCGGCGAATGCTGCACCGTCCCGGCGCGGGGCCCGGACGCGGGCGAGCCCCGGATCGCGCGCTGGCACGCGGTGGCGCTGCCGGCCCTCGGCGCGATCGACGAACGGGCCGCCGCCGAGCGCTTCCGCGACCTGCTCGCCGATTCGGTCAGGCTGCATCTGCGCGCCGATGTCCCGGTCGGGTCCTGCCTGTCGGGGGGGCTCGATTCATCCTCGATCGTCTGCCTGATGGCTGCGATGCTGCCGCCGGACGCGCCGGGCCTTCATACGGTCTCGGCCTGCTATGCCGAGAAGGCGGTGGACGAGAAGCCGTTCATGGACGCGGTCGTGGCGAAGACGGGTGCGCGGGCGCATTTCATCTTCCCGCGCGCCGAGGATGTGTTCGCGCGCGCCTCCGACATCACCTGGCACCAGGACGAGCCGTTCGGCTCGACCTCGATCTTCGCGCAGTGGTGCGTTTTCGAGGCGGCGCGGGCGGCCGGCGTCAAGGTGATGCTGGACGGGCAGGGCGCCGACGAATTGCTCGCCGGCTACCATTTCTTCTTCCCGGTCTATCTCGCGGAGCTCGCGCGTTCGGCGCGCCTGCTGACGCTCGGCCGGACGATCGCCGCGCGGCGCGCGCTGCACGGCCAGGGCTATGGCGGCCAGCTCGCCAGGCTCGCCTTCTCGCTGGCGCCGGACCGGGCCAAGGCCCTGGCGCGGCGCACGCATCGCGGCCGGGTGCAGCATGGCTGGCTGTCGTCGCAGGCGCTGGCGGAGCTCGACTTGCAGCCGACGGCGCTCGATACGGCCGCCGCATCGCTCGGGCTTGCGCCGCCGCGCGACGTCGCCTCGCTGTGCCTCGTGATGGCGCATGCCTCGAACCTGCCGATGCTGCTGCATTGGGAAGACCGCAACAGCATGGCCCATGGCATCGAGGCGCGCGTGCCCTTCCTCGATCCGCCGCTGGCCGATTTCGCGCTGGCGCTCGGCAACCGGCACAAGCTCGTCGGCGCCGATACCAAGCGGGTCCTGCGCCGGGCGATGGCCGATCTGCTGCCGCGCGAGGTCAGCGAGCGCCGCGACAAGCTCGGCTTCGCCACGCCCGAGGCGGCCTGGATGCGCGGGCCGTTGCGGGGGCTGGTCGAGGAGGGCGTCGAGCGCACGCTCAGGACGCTGCCGGGCCTCCTCGACGCGGCCGGCACGCGCCGTCTCGCCGCCGACATGCTCGACGGGCGCGCGCCGCTCGATTTCACGCTCTGGCGGATCGTTTCGCTCGGGCTCTGGGCCGAGCGTTTCCGGGTCAGCCTGGGCTGA
- a CDS encoding glycosyltransferase yields MNAANIRTAGPRPGTVVLSFSRIARDRRVLRQCELLAQMGASPLVLGYGEPGDEIPYAFECLPVPRPTPRHRASTLIRQLPGRLGLWAAELGFWAGARHRWALARLIASDARVVIANDWPALVVAIRWKAMTGGYVHYDTHEFATLEFDERRAWRIIYKPFVKRLEAAAIVAADAVSTVGPRLADELQRHYGLPERPLVIRNIPNRIALPPENATQWPLRLLYHGQILQDRGLEALIDSIPHWRVRHALTIRGDGDPAYVERLRQRVGQLGVSELVTFEPAVAPERVMPIAAGTADIGVHFTPLETKQRHFSLPNKLFEYIGSGLAVAVSPGADLREIVEGYGVGVVSAGTSPLAVAGAINGLDATQIERFKAASRRAADELCWEHERGILRANLEPVLEGRVSPG; encoded by the coding sequence ATGAACGCAGCGAACATCAGGACGGCCGGGCCGCGCCCCGGGACCGTGGTGCTGTCGTTCTCGCGGATCGCGCGCGATCGCCGCGTCCTGCGCCAATGCGAGCTGCTCGCCCAGATGGGCGCCTCCCCGCTCGTGCTGGGCTACGGCGAGCCGGGGGATGAGATTCCCTATGCCTTCGAATGCCTTCCGGTGCCCCGGCCGACGCCGCGGCATCGCGCCAGCACGCTCATTCGCCAGCTGCCCGGCCGCCTCGGCCTCTGGGCTGCCGAGCTCGGCTTCTGGGCAGGCGCCCGGCATCGCTGGGCGCTGGCGCGGCTCATCGCGTCCGATGCCCGCGTCGTCATCGCCAACGACTGGCCGGCGCTCGTCGTCGCGATCCGATGGAAGGCGATGACCGGCGGCTACGTTCACTACGACACGCACGAGTTCGCCACGCTCGAATTCGACGAGCGCCGCGCCTGGCGCATCATCTACAAGCCCTTCGTCAAGCGGCTCGAGGCCGCCGCCATCGTAGCCGCCGACGCGGTCTCCACGGTCGGGCCGCGGCTCGCCGACGAATTGCAGCGCCATTACGGCCTGCCCGAGCGCCCGCTCGTCATCCGCAACATCCCCAACCGGATCGCGCTGCCGCCGGAAAACGCGACGCAGTGGCCGCTGCGGCTGCTCTATCACGGCCAGATCCTGCAGGATCGCGGGCTGGAAGCCCTGATCGACAGCATCCCGCACTGGCGGGTCCGGCACGCGCTGACCATCCGTGGCGATGGCGATCCGGCCTATGTCGAACGCCTGCGCCAGCGCGTCGGGCAGCTCGGCGTGTCGGAGCTCGTGACCTTCGAACCGGCCGTGGCGCCCGAGCGGGTCATGCCGATCGCGGCGGGAACGGCCGATATCGGCGTGCATTTCACCCCGCTCGAAACCAAGCAGCGGCATTTCAGCCTGCCGAACAAGCTGTTCGAATATATCGGCTCCGGCCTCGCCGTCGCGGTCTCGCCCGGAGCGGATCTGCGCGAGATCGTCGAAGGCTACGGCGTCGGCGTCGTCAGCGCCGGCACCAGCCCTCTCGCCGTCGCCGGCGCGATCAACGGCCTCGACGCCACGCAGATCGAGCGCTTCAAGGCCGCTTCCCGCCGGGCGGCGGACGAATTGTGCTGGGAGCATGAGCGCGGCATCCTGCGCGCCAATCTCGAGCCCGTCCTGGAGGGCCGCGTCAGCCCAGGCTGA
- a CDS encoding glycosyltransferase, with protein MNRRLRLAYLSLETPRPGQASQTHIDEIIASLREHGWQVELFATTSGGASTRTSFLRRLVDYGRVQLALARRLREFDAVFVRSHVMALPLALAARRRAVPVVQEINGKPADIGVTYPRLKPFAPLFARLYRTQYRIAAHLIGVTEGLSQWARAFAGHDRVSTVSNGANTDLFTPDGPQADIAGRYVIFVGGLVAWHGIATMLAALREPAWPADVRLVVVGDGIERGKVEAAAGDPRLLWLGRQPYEAVPALLRGALAALCVIEDQDGRSASGVAPLKLFEAMACGVPVIVSDLPFQSDIIRAHEAGLIVPAAAPGPLAAAVRELGEAPQAARAMGANGARYVVREASWRRRGGDIHHILETVLSR; from the coding sequence ATGAACCGGCGGCTCAGGCTGGCTTATCTCTCGCTGGAGACGCCACGGCCCGGGCAGGCCTCGCAGACGCATATCGACGAGATCATCGCCAGCCTGAGGGAGCATGGCTGGCAGGTCGAGCTCTTCGCGACCACGAGCGGCGGCGCCAGCACGCGCACCTCCTTCCTGCGGCGGCTCGTCGACTATGGCCGGGTGCAGCTTGCGCTGGCGCGCCGCCTGCGCGAATTCGACGCCGTCTTCGTCCGCTCGCATGTCATGGCGCTGCCGCTCGCGCTCGCCGCGCGCCGGCGCGCGGTGCCCGTGGTGCAGGAGATCAACGGCAAGCCCGCCGACATCGGCGTGACCTATCCGCGTCTGAAACCTTTCGCGCCTCTCTTCGCCCGGCTCTACCGGACGCAGTATCGCATCGCGGCTCATCTGATCGGCGTCACCGAGGGCCTGTCGCAGTGGGCCCGCGCCTTCGCCGGCCACGACCGGGTCAGCACCGTCTCCAACGGCGCCAATACCGATCTCTTCACACCCGACGGGCCGCAGGCCGACATCGCCGGCCGCTATGTGATCTTCGTCGGCGGCCTCGTCGCCTGGCACGGCATCGCCACCATGCTGGCGGCGCTGCGGGAGCCGGCCTGGCCGGCGGATGTCAGGCTCGTCGTCGTCGGCGACGGCATCGAGCGCGGCAAGGTCGAGGCCGCCGCCGGCGATCCCCGCCTGCTCTGGCTCGGCCGGCAGCCCTACGAGGCCGTGCCGGCGCTGCTGCGCGGCGCGCTCGCCGCCCTTTGCGTCATCGAGGACCAGGACGGCCGCTCGGCCTCGGGCGTGGCCCCGCTGAAGCTGTTCGAAGCGATGGCCTGCGGCGTGCCCGTGATCGTAAGCGACCTGCCGTTCCAGTCCGATATCATCCGCGCCCATGAAGCCGGGCTGATCGTGCCGGCGGCGGCGCCCGGACCCCTGGCGGCCGCTGTCCGCGAGCTCGGCGAGGCGCCGCAGGCCGCCCGGGCGATGGGCGCCAATGGCGCGCGCTATGTCGTGCGGGAGGCGAGCTGGCGCCGCCGCGGCGGCGACATCCACCATATTCTGGAAACGGTCCTGAGCCGTTGA
- a CDS encoding DegT/DnrJ/EryC1/StrS aminotransferase family protein, which translates to MSERATIEFIDLKAQRRHIGQAMEDAILKVVRDGNYILGAQVAEFEKGLAAFCGAKHAIGVANGTDALILVLEALGIGPGDAVICPSFTFAATAEVVAWMGATPVFAEIDEATYNLDPKGLAAALDTARQHKLTPRALISVDLFGQACDYDPIEAFCKQNGLVLIADSAQGYGARYKGRVAGAIGDFATTSFFPAKPLGCYGDGGAILTDSDEHAALLMSLRFHGKGSYKYDNVRVGVNSRLDTIQAAVLIEKLKVYAEEIEKRQAVAGRYTAALKDIAVTPHVMPDCVSTWAQYTIRVPAARRDAFQAALKEKGVPTTVYYPKPLHQQTAYRHFPVAGNGLPVSERVAQEVVSLPMHPYLDEETQGYIIAAVREALAAPAAAVA; encoded by the coding sequence ATGAGCGAGCGCGCGACGATCGAGTTCATCGACCTCAAGGCCCAGCGCCGGCATATCGGCCAGGCGATGGAAGACGCCATCCTCAAGGTCGTCCGTGACGGCAACTACATCCTCGGCGCGCAGGTCGCCGAGTTCGAGAAGGGGCTTGCCGCCTTCTGCGGCGCGAAGCACGCGATCGGCGTCGCCAACGGCACCGATGCGCTGATCCTCGTGCTCGAGGCGCTCGGCATCGGCCCGGGCGACGCGGTGATCTGCCCGAGCTTCACCTTCGCCGCCACCGCCGAGGTCGTCGCCTGGATGGGCGCCACCCCCGTCTTCGCCGAGATCGACGAGGCGACCTACAACCTCGATCCGAAGGGCCTCGCCGCGGCGCTCGACACGGCCAGGCAGCACAAGCTCACCCCCCGCGCCCTGATCAGCGTCGATCTCTTCGGCCAGGCTTGCGACTACGATCCGATCGAGGCGTTCTGCAAGCAGAACGGCCTCGTCCTGATCGCGGATTCGGCGCAAGGCTACGGCGCGCGCTACAAGGGCCGGGTAGCCGGTGCGATCGGCGATTTCGCCACGACGAGCTTCTTTCCGGCGAAGCCGCTCGGCTGCTATGGCGATGGCGGCGCGATCCTGACCGACAGCGACGAGCACGCGGCGCTCTTGATGTCGCTGCGCTTCCACGGCAAGGGCTCCTACAAATACGACAATGTCCGCGTCGGCGTGAATTCGCGGCTCGACACCATCCAAGCCGCCGTGCTGATCGAGAAGCTCAAGGTCTATGCCGAGGAGATCGAGAAGCGGCAGGCGGTGGCCGGGCGCTACACCGCCGCGCTGAAGGATATCGCCGTCACGCCCCATGTCATGCCGGACTGCGTCTCGACCTGGGCCCAGTACACGATCCGCGTCCCGGCCGCCCGCCGCGACGCCTTCCAGGCGGCGCTGAAGGAGAAGGGCGTGCCGACGACGGTCTACTACCCGAAGCCGCTGCACCAGCAGACCGCCTACAGGCATTTCCCCGTCGCCGGCAACGGCCTGCCGGTCTCCGAGCGCGTCGCGCAGGAGGTGGTGTCGCTGCCGATGCACCCCTATCTCGACGAGGAGACGCAAGGCTACATCATCGCGGCCGTGCGCGAGGCGCTGGCCGCGCCGGCGGCCGCGGTGGCATGA
- a CDS encoding acyltransferase has protein sequence MAGASQMREDPRFPGALVHESAYVDEGATLGPGTRIWHFVHVLGQTTIGRDCVLGQNVMAGPRVTIGDGCKIQNNVALYDGVELEADVFCGPSCVFTNVNNPRAFMNRKAEFRRTLVRRGASIGANATIVCGHTLGAYCFIAAGAVVTRDVPDYALMAGVPARRIGWMSKAGERLGPDLTCPLTGTRYREAGPEHLEEIA, from the coding sequence ATGGCCGGCGCGTCGCAGATGCGGGAAGACCCGCGCTTTCCCGGCGCGCTCGTCCATGAGAGCGCCTATGTCGACGAGGGCGCGACGCTGGGTCCCGGCACCAGGATCTGGCATTTCGTCCATGTGCTGGGGCAAACCACGATCGGCCGGGACTGCGTGCTCGGCCAGAACGTGATGGCCGGGCCGCGGGTGACGATCGGCGACGGCTGCAAGATCCAGAACAACGTCGCGCTCTATGACGGCGTCGAGCTGGAGGCGGATGTGTTCTGCGGGCCTTCCTGCGTCTTCACCAACGTCAACAATCCCCGCGCCTTCATGAACCGCAAGGCCGAGTTCCGCCGCACGCTGGTCAGGCGCGGCGCCAGCATCGGCGCCAACGCCACAATCGTCTGCGGCCACACGCTCGGCGCCTATTGCTTCATCGCCGCCGGCGCGGTGGTGACGAGGGACGTGCCGGACTATGCTCTGATGGCCGGCGTGCCGGCGCGCCGGATCGGCTGGATGAGCAAGGCGGGCGAGCGTCTCGGCCCCGACCTGACCTGCCCGCTGACCGGGACGCGCTATCGCGAAGCCGGCCCGGAGCATCTGGAGGAGATTGCCTGA
- a CDS encoding Gfo/Idh/MocA family oxidoreductase, which produces MTSFALIGAAGYIAPRHMKAIKAVGGDLKVAFDPNDSVGVIDSHFPQAHFFTEFERFDRHVDKLRRRGERIDYVSVCSPNYLHDAHIRFGLRAGSDVICEKPLVLNPWNIDGLIEIERDTGRKVNTILQLRLHPAIQALKERVAASNQRHAVDLTYITSRGRWYHASWKGDEAKSGGVATNIGVHFFDMLAFVFGPLKSQTASLREAERAGGVLSYEKADVRWFLSVDAGDLPDAVKGQKTTYRSISMDGEEVEFSDGFTDLHTRSYEEILAGKGYGLEDVRFSIEVVSQFRHAPVVSAGETHPFVARHLKG; this is translated from the coding sequence ATGACCTCATTCGCCCTGATCGGCGCCGCCGGCTACATCGCGCCGCGCCACATGAAGGCCATCAAGGCCGTCGGCGGCGATCTCAAGGTCGCCTTCGACCCCAATGATTCCGTCGGCGTCATCGACAGCCATTTCCCGCAGGCGCATTTCTTCACCGAGTTCGAGCGCTTCGACCGGCATGTCGACAAGCTGCGCCGCCGCGGCGAGCGCATCGACTATGTCAGCGTCTGCTCGCCCAACTACCTGCACGACGCCCATATCCGCTTCGGCCTGCGCGCCGGCAGCGACGTGATCTGCGAGAAGCCGCTCGTCCTCAACCCGTGGAACATCGACGGGCTGATCGAGATCGAGCGCGATACCGGCCGCAAGGTCAACACCATCCTGCAACTGCGGCTGCACCCGGCGATCCAGGCGCTGAAAGAGCGCGTGGCGGCCTCGAACCAGCGCCATGCGGTCGATCTCACCTACATCACCTCGCGCGGGCGCTGGTATCACGCCTCCTGGAAGGGAGACGAGGCCAAGTCCGGCGGTGTCGCCACCAATATCGGCGTGCATTTCTTCGACATGCTCGCCTTCGTCTTCGGCCCGCTCAAATCGCAGACCGCGAGCCTGCGCGAGGCCGAGCGCGCCGGCGGCGTGCTCTCCTATGAGAAGGCGGATGTGCGCTGGTTCCTCTCGGTCGATGCCGGCGACCTGCCCGACGCCGTCAAGGGCCAGAAGACGACCTACCGCTCGATCTCGATGGACGGCGAGGAGGTCGAGTTCTCCGACGGCTTCACCGACCTGCACACCCGCAGCTACGAGGAGATCCTCGCCGGCAAGGGCTATGGGCTGGAAGACGTGCGCTTCTCGATCGAGGTCGTCTCGCAGTTCCGCCATGCGCCGGTGGTGAGCGCGGGCGAAACGCACCCCTTCGTCGCCAGGCACCTCAAGGGCTGA
- a CDS encoding nucleotide sugar dehydrogenase has protein sequence MSASTSSRPALDLSEQLARIASKDYRIGIIGLGYVGIPLALTACKAGFPVVGFDIDAKRVDQINRGESFIKHIPTAAIAAAIAEERFRATTDFDELGNVDAIIIAVPTPLTRHREPDLSYVESTARAIAPRLRKGHLVVLESTTWPGTTDEIMRPVFEATGLKSGTDFYLAFSPEREDPGNPDFGTSTIPKVVGGDGADALALADAVYGALVVKTVPVSSSATAEAVKLTENIFRAVNIALVNELKVIYGKMGIDVWEVIDAAKTKPFGFMPFYPGPGLGGHCIPIDPFYLTWKAREFDITTQFIELAGQINTAMPHWVIDRVGEALDRRQGRGLSQAKVLVIGIAYKKNIDDMRESPSLRLIELLEERGARADYHDPHVPVIPPTREHASLTGRASVALSPETVESYDAVLIATDHDAVDYKALVTAARLVVDTRNACAKAGLTGGNIVKA, from the coding sequence ATGTCAGCCTCGACATCCTCCCGCCCTGCCCTCGACCTGTCCGAACAGCTCGCGCGCATCGCCAGCAAGGATTACCGGATCGGCATCATCGGGCTCGGCTATGTCGGCATTCCGCTGGCGCTGACGGCCTGCAAGGCCGGTTTCCCGGTCGTGGGCTTCGACATCGACGCCAAGCGCGTCGACCAGATCAACCGCGGCGAGAGCTTCATCAAGCATATCCCGACCGCGGCGATCGCCGCCGCGATCGCGGAAGAGCGCTTCCGCGCCACCACCGATTTCGACGAGCTCGGTAACGTCGACGCCATCATCATCGCCGTGCCGACGCCGCTGACCCGGCACCGCGAGCCCGATCTGAGCTATGTCGAGAGCACGGCGCGCGCCATCGCGCCGCGCCTGCGCAAGGGCCATCTCGTCGTGCTGGAATCGACGACCTGGCCAGGCACGACCGACGAGATCATGCGCCCGGTCTTCGAGGCGACGGGCCTGAAGAGCGGAACCGATTTCTATCTCGCCTTCTCGCCCGAGCGCGAGGACCCCGGCAATCCCGATTTCGGCACATCGACCATCCCGAAGGTCGTCGGCGGCGACGGCGCGGACGCGCTTGCGCTCGCCGACGCCGTCTACGGCGCCCTCGTGGTCAAGACCGTGCCGGTCTCCTCCTCGGCCACGGCCGAGGCCGTCAAGCTGACCGAGAACATCTTCCGCGCCGTCAACATCGCCCTCGTCAACGAGCTCAAGGTGATCTACGGCAAGATGGGCATCGACGTCTGGGAGGTGATCGACGCCGCCAAGACCAAGCCCTTCGGCTTCATGCCGTTCTATCCGGGCCCCGGGCTGGGCGGCCACTGCATCCCGATCGATCCGTTCTACCTGACCTGGAAGGCGCGCGAGTTCGACATCACGACGCAGTTCATCGAGCTCGCCGGTCAGATCAACACGGCGATGCCGCACTGGGTGATCGACCGCGTCGGCGAGGCGCTCGACCGCCGGCAGGGCCGGGGCCTGAGCCAGGCGAAGGTCCTGGTCATCGGCATCGCCTACAAGAAGAACATCGACGACATGCGCGAGAGCCCCTCGCTGCGCCTGATCGAGCTCCTCGAGGAGCGCGGCGCCAGGGCCGACTATCACGACCCGCATGTGCCGGTGATCCCGCCGACGCGCGAGCATGCGAGCCTGACCGGCCGGGCCTCGGTCGCGCTTTCGCCCGAGACGGTCGAGAGTTATGACGCGGTGCTGATCGCGACCGACCACGACGCGGTCGACTACAAGGCGCTCGTCACTGCAGCCCGCCTCGTGGTCGATACGCGCAACGCCTGCGCCAAGGCCGGCCTGACCGGCGGCAACATCGTCAAAGCCTGA